One Amaranthus tricolor cultivar Red isolate AtriRed21 chromosome 1, ASM2621246v1, whole genome shotgun sequence DNA window includes the following coding sequences:
- the LOC130808565 gene encoding uncharacterized protein LOC130808565 produces the protein MVAIAATVYAIWKLRNDITWRHKNAATATQMIDHIKWINNNNNNNNNNNNNNNNNNNNNNNNNNNNSNSNNYNNSNNNNNNNNNNNNNNNNNNNNNNNNNNNNNNNNNNNNNNNNNNNNNNNNNNNNNKNNNNNNNNNNNNNNNSNSNNNNNSNNNNNNNNNNNNNNNNNNNNNNNNNNKNNNNNKNNNNNNNNNNNNNNNNNKNNNNNNNNNNNNNNNNNNNNNNNNNNNNNNNNNNNNNNNNNNNNTNNNNNNNKNNNNKNNNNNNNNNNNNNNNNNNSNNNNNNNSNSNNNNNNNNNNNNNNNNNNNNSNSNNNNNSNNNNNNNNNNNNNNNNNNNNNNNNNNN, from the exons ATGGTGGCTATTGCAGCCACGGTGTATGCAATCTGGAAGCTCAGGAATGATATAACCTGGAGGCACAAAAATGCAGCAACCGCAACACAGATGATTGATCATATCAAGTGGATC aataataacaataataataataacaataataataataataataataataataataataataataataataataataataataatagtaatagtaataattataataatagtaataataataacaataataataataataataataacaataataataataacaataataataacaataataataataacaataataacaataataataacaataataataataacaataataataataataataataataataataataataataataataaaaataataataataataataataataataataataataataataatagtaatagtaataataataataatagtaataataataataataataataataataataataataataataataataataataataataataataataacaataataaaaataataataataataagaataataataacaataataataataataacaataacaataataataacaacaagaacaacaacaacaacaataataataataataataataataataataataataataataataataataataataataataataataataataacaataataataataataacaataataataataataacaatactaataataataataataacaataaaaataataataacaaaaataataataataataataataataataataataataataataataataataatagtaataataataataataataatagtaatagtaataataataataataataataataataataataataataataataataataataataatagtaatagtaataataataataatagtaataataataacaataataataataataataataataataataataacaataataataataacaataataataacaataat